In Candidatus Cohnella colombiensis, one DNA window encodes the following:
- the odhB gene encoding 2-oxoglutarate dehydrogenase complex dihydrolipoyllysine-residue succinyltransferase — protein MHDIIVPAMGESITEGTISKWIVQVGDSVQQGDLLLELETDKVNLEISAEQDGVIVEIRSQEGDTVAIGEVVGVIGEAGKVAAPKEAAPATKTAPEPAPTVVVGAPVATNDASTTLASPAARKLAREKGIDLNNVAARDPIGRISSNDVKGASVASSAPVAQPAASVPAQTKAVTGNPFKPEERKKMSRRRLTIAKRLVEAQQTAAMLTTFNEVDMTAIMEIRKRRKQSFLEKHEVGLGFMSFFTKAVVGALKAFPLLNAEINGEDIITKKYYDIGIAVAAKEGLVVPVVREADRLGFAEIERTIGELALKARNNTLEISELQGGTFTITNGGVFGSLLSTPILNAPQVGILGMHKIQLRPVAIDQERMENRPMMYIALSYDHRIVDGAEAVQFLVKIKEMLEDPETLLLEG, from the coding sequence ATGCATGACATTATTGTTCCAGCGATGGGCGAATCGATCACGGAAGGAACGATTTCCAAATGGATCGTACAAGTAGGTGACAGCGTACAACAAGGCGACCTGCTACTTGAACTGGAAACCGATAAAGTAAACTTAGAAATTAGCGCCGAGCAAGATGGCGTAATTGTAGAAATTCGCTCGCAAGAAGGCGACACCGTTGCCATCGGCGAAGTGGTTGGTGTAATTGGCGAAGCTGGTAAAGTCGCAGCTCCGAAGGAAGCAGCTCCTGCTACAAAGACAGCGCCAGAACCTGCACCTACGGTCGTTGTAGGAGCACCAGTTGCTACGAATGATGCAAGCACAACGCTCGCTTCTCCAGCAGCAAGAAAGCTTGCTCGTGAAAAGGGAATCGATTTGAACAACGTCGCTGCACGCGATCCGATAGGTCGCATATCTAGCAATGATGTGAAGGGTGCATCTGTTGCTTCTTCTGCTCCAGTCGCTCAACCAGCAGCATCCGTTCCAGCACAAACAAAAGCTGTAACCGGTAATCCCTTCAAACCTGAAGAGCGCAAAAAGATGTCGCGTCGTCGCTTAACGATTGCAAAGCGACTCGTTGAAGCACAGCAAACAGCTGCAATGCTTACGACTTTCAATGAAGTCGATATGACTGCGATTATGGAAATTCGCAAACGTCGCAAGCAATCCTTCTTAGAAAAACACGAGGTTGGACTAGGCTTCATGTCCTTCTTCACAAAAGCTGTTGTTGGAGCTCTTAAAGCATTCCCGCTTCTCAACGCTGAAATTAACGGCGAAGATATTATCACGAAGAAGTACTATGATATCGGAATTGCAGTTGCTGCGAAAGAAGGGCTTGTCGTTCCTGTCGTACGCGAAGCCGATCGTCTTGGATTTGCTGAAATTGAGCGTACGATTGGTGAACTCGCACTCAAAGCTCGTAATAATACACTAGAAATATCCGAGCTACAAGGCGGTACTTTCACCATTACGAATGGCGGCGTGTTCGGCTCATTATTATCTACGCCAATATTAAATGCACCACAAGTCGGTATACTCGGTATGCATAAAATCCAGCTTCGCCCTGTCGCAATCGACCAAGAGCGTATGGAAAATCGTCCGATGATGTATATCGCCCTTTCCTATGATCACCGTATCGTCGATGGTGCAGAAGCTGTTCAATTCCTTGTGAAGATCAAGGAGATGCTCGAAGACCCAGAAACGTTGTTGCTCGAAGGTTAA